In Thermosynechococcus sichuanensis E542, a single genomic region encodes these proteins:
- a CDS encoding DUF2256 domain-containing protein, giving the protein MAKQRRKADFPSKICVVCGRPFQWRKKWADCWQEVKYCSDRCRRRRSQPQS; this is encoded by the coding sequence ATGGCCAAGCAACGTCGCAAAGCAGACTTCCCCAGTAAAATTTGTGTCGTCTGTGGACGTCCTTTTCAGTGGCGCAAAAAGTGGGCGGATTGCTGGCAGGAGGTGAAGTACTGTTCCGATCGCTGTCGGCGACGCCGTTCCCAGCCTCAAAGCTAA
- a CDS encoding L-lactate MFS transporter — translation MTQPVPTLKLFGQPAQRGRWFLIPLGMLILLCLGTVYSWSIFRAPLAAELGLSTTASLLPYALALVFYALLMPITGAYLPRLGSRRLTVVGGLVVAAGYLGASMANSGLMLALCYGVIAGMGVGITYGIPMAVVAAWFPDRKGLAVGTTIIGFGLSPLITAPLANALMQATSVRTALQILGIAFGLIIILCAQGMRFPPTDWAQMLPQTHRSTGAAHYPPSLLRSRSFYALWSCYALGTFIGLSSIGISGAVAQEVIGLSPAVAAASVSFFALFNGLSRPLMGWLSDRWPPRYVGMAMFTCVLAASLIMTTATLGDVAPFLVAFALLWFCLGGWLAIAPTLTLRFFKPADYAKNYGVVFTAYGVGALLGTLVSGQVRDRLGSYSALFYLLAALAILGIVLAATFLKPEPQTSTGVE, via the coding sequence ATGACTCAGCCAGTGCCGACGCTCAAACTCTTTGGTCAACCCGCCCAACGGGGGCGCTGGTTTCTGATTCCTTTGGGGATGCTCATCCTGCTGTGCCTTGGCACGGTCTATAGCTGGAGTATCTTTCGTGCCCCCCTTGCCGCAGAACTGGGGTTGAGTACCACGGCTAGCCTTTTGCCCTATGCCCTTGCACTGGTGTTTTATGCCCTGTTGATGCCGATTACAGGAGCCTATTTGCCCCGATTGGGGAGTCGCCGACTCACCGTGGTGGGGGGATTGGTGGTGGCGGCGGGTTATCTAGGAGCCAGTATGGCCAATTCGGGTCTGATGTTGGCACTATGCTACGGGGTCATTGCTGGCATGGGGGTGGGGATCACCTATGGCATTCCCATGGCGGTGGTGGCCGCTTGGTTCCCCGATCGCAAGGGGTTGGCGGTAGGAACAACAATTATCGGTTTTGGTCTTTCGCCCCTAATCACTGCTCCCTTAGCCAATGCTCTGATGCAAGCGACATCCGTACGCACAGCACTGCAAATTTTGGGGATTGCCTTTGGTCTGATCATTATCCTGTGCGCCCAGGGAATGCGCTTTCCACCGACGGATTGGGCACAGATGCTGCCCCAAACCCACAGGTCAACAGGGGCGGCTCACTATCCGCCCTCACTACTGCGGAGCCGCTCATTCTACGCCCTGTGGAGTTGCTATGCCCTAGGGACATTTATCGGTCTTAGCAGTATTGGCATCTCGGGTGCAGTGGCGCAGGAGGTGATTGGTCTATCGCCAGCAGTGGCGGCTGCCAGTGTTTCGTTCTTTGCTCTCTTTAATGGCCTCAGTCGTCCCCTCATGGGGTGGTTGAGCGATCGCTGGCCGCCCCGGTATGTTGGTATGGCAATGTTCACTTGTGTCCTAGCGGCAAGCCTGATCATGACCACGGCAACGCTGGGGGACGTAGCGCCTTTCTTGGTGGCCTTTGCCCTGCTCTGGTTTTGCTTGGGGGGATGGCTGGCGATCGCCCCGACGTTAACTCTCCGTTTCTTCAAGCCCGCTGACTATGCCAAAAACTACGGCGTTGTCTTTACTGCCTATGGGGTTGGCGCCCTCTTGGGCACCTTGGTCAGTGGTCAGGTGCGCGATCGCCTAGGCAGCTACAGTGCCCTGTTTTATTTGCTGGCTGCCCTTGCCATCCTCGGAATTGTCTTGGCGGCCACTTTCCTGAAGCCGGAGCCGCAAACGTCCACAGGGGTTGAATAA
- a CDS encoding geranylgeranyl reductase family protein: protein MYDCIIVGGGPAGGAAAYHLARRQRSVLVLEKAALPRPKPCTGGVSPAVGQWFDFDFQPAIADTTRTVRYSWQLSDAVEAELSIPEPIWIVERTVFDHYLLQQAQQKGAVVADQTAVTGITFQADHWQLQTATTTYSGRYLIAADGANSQMAQWLGFKPKVVRTAAVMTVPNPTGDRAAHFEFGLVKNGYLWSFPKGDQRTVGVAVVRGSDRPNWEPILQQYCAAHQLQLADCPIQYHPLCVWEGQQPLHTHHALLAGEAAGLVDPFSAEGVRPALYSGMRAAEAIDAALGGEADALATYSKTLQEEWGADLVWAQRLAGLFHRMPKVGYRLAMKRPSATQRLGQVLCGELRYRDIAGRAIQRLSSSLIPGR, encoded by the coding sequence ATGTACGACTGCATTATTGTGGGTGGTGGGCCTGCGGGGGGGGCAGCCGCTTATCATCTCGCACGGCGCCAGCGTTCGGTTTTAGTCCTCGAAAAAGCCGCCCTACCTCGCCCAAAACCCTGCACAGGGGGCGTTTCACCGGCGGTTGGCCAATGGTTTGATTTTGACTTTCAACCCGCCATTGCCGATACCACCCGCACTGTGCGCTACAGTTGGCAGCTCAGTGATGCCGTTGAAGCTGAGTTAAGCATTCCTGAACCCATCTGGATTGTTGAGCGCACGGTCTTTGATCACTACCTGTTGCAACAGGCACAACAAAAGGGTGCAGTTGTTGCAGATCAGACGGCAGTAACAGGAATTACGTTCCAAGCAGATCACTGGCAGCTCCAGACAGCAACCACGACCTATAGCGGGCGGTATCTCATTGCTGCTGATGGTGCCAATAGTCAAATGGCTCAGTGGCTAGGGTTTAAGCCCAAAGTGGTGCGCACGGCAGCGGTGATGACCGTCCCCAATCCCACAGGCGATCGCGCAGCACATTTTGAATTTGGCCTCGTGAAAAATGGCTACCTCTGGAGTTTTCCCAAGGGAGATCAGCGAACGGTGGGGGTTGCCGTGGTGCGGGGGAGCGATCGCCCCAACTGGGAACCGATTTTGCAACAGTATTGTGCCGCCCATCAGCTTCAGCTTGCGGATTGTCCGATTCAATACCATCCCCTCTGTGTCTGGGAAGGTCAACAGCCCCTGCATACCCACCATGCCCTCCTTGCCGGTGAAGCCGCTGGTCTAGTGGATCCCTTTTCGGCTGAGGGCGTTCGTCCCGCCCTTTACAGTGGTATGCGTGCTGCCGAAGCCATTGATGCGGCTCTTGGGGGAGAAGCGGATGCCTTGGCCACCTACAGCAAAACCTTGCAGGAGGAATGGGGTGCTGATTTAGTGTGGGCACAACGCCTTGCTGGCCTTTTCCATCGCATGCCGAAGGTGGGCTATCGCCTTGCTATGAAACGCCCCTCTGCCACCCAGCGGCTGGGGCAAGTCCTCTGTGGTGAATTGCGCTATCGCGATATTGCTGGCCGCGCTATCCAACGTTTGAGCAGTTCCCTAATTCCTGGTCGCTAG